A single region of the Roseivivax sp. THAF197b genome encodes:
- a CDS encoding site-specific integrase: protein MDKLEPREKEYFVWCGKLAGFGVRVWPTGRKVFVVQYRAGGRDAPTRRKSLGVFGTVTTDEARKTAESYLASAHLGNDLVGEKRQARGEMTVGQLCDDYIKHGMTTKKPSTIKTDLGRINGHIRPLIGKKKINSLTRRDVEQLLRDVAVGKTARDTRTVKGRSIIKGGKGTATRTVRLLGGMFTYALNHGLVETNPCAGVKVFKDGSKERFLRQIELDNLAKTLEEAETTGLPWTLRTEAKAKHRPNEEHMREIMSPHVTGAIRLLLLTGCRLREILHLRWNEVDLERGLLNLPDSKTGRKTVYLSNAAIQVLERLPRAGVYVVAGDNPCKPRADLKRPWKRISEHAGIADVRIHDLRRTFASIGAAQGLSLQVIGKLLGHKSAETTARYAHLTEDPLRRALNDMSVSLPFGKGDD from the coding sequence GTGGACAAGCTCGAACCACGTGAAAAAGAGTACTTTGTCTGGTGCGGCAAACTGGCGGGCTTTGGCGTCCGGGTCTGGCCAACAGGCCGAAAGGTCTTCGTAGTGCAGTATCGTGCTGGAGGCAGGGACGCCCCAACTCGCCGCAAGTCCCTCGGGGTCTTTGGCACCGTCACCACCGACGAGGCCCGCAAAACTGCAGAATCGTACCTCGCGTCCGCACACCTCGGAAACGATCTGGTTGGGGAAAAACGACAGGCACGGGGAGAAATGACCGTGGGCCAGCTCTGCGACGACTACATCAAGCACGGAATGACGACCAAGAAGCCCAGCACTATCAAGACGGACCTTGGGCGGATTAACGGACACATTCGACCGCTGATCGGGAAGAAGAAAATCAACTCCCTTACCCGACGCGACGTTGAACAGCTTTTGCGGGACGTTGCAGTAGGCAAGACGGCTCGGGACACACGCACCGTAAAGGGCCGTTCGATCATTAAAGGCGGCAAGGGCACTGCGACGCGAACCGTTCGGCTGCTAGGCGGCATGTTTACCTACGCGTTGAACCACGGTTTGGTAGAAACCAACCCATGCGCAGGAGTGAAGGTCTTTAAAGATGGGTCAAAGGAACGGTTCTTGCGTCAGATCGAGTTGGATAACTTGGCCAAGACACTTGAAGAGGCCGAGACCACCGGCTTGCCTTGGACGCTAAGAACCGAAGCCAAGGCCAAACACCGACCGAATGAAGAACACATGCGCGAAATTATGTCGCCTCATGTGACCGGTGCAATCCGTCTGCTCTTGCTCACTGGGTGCCGCCTTCGCGAAATCCTGCATCTTCGCTGGAACGAGGTGGATTTGGAGCGCGGCTTACTGAACCTTCCCGACAGCAAGACCGGACGTAAGACAGTCTACCTGTCGAATGCCGCAATTCAGGTCTTGGAGCGCCTTCCCCGCGCGGGAGTCTATGTTGTCGCGGGTGACAACCCATGCAAGCCGCGAGCCGACCTAAAACGTCCTTGGAAACGAATTTCGGAACACGCCGGGATCGCAGATGTCCGCATCCACGATCTACGGCGCACGTTCGCGTCAATTGGCGCCGCACAGGGTTTAAGCCTTCAAGTCATCGGTAAGCTCTTGGGCCACAAATCTGCGGAAACAACAGCCAGGTACGCACACTTGACCGAAGACCCTTTGCGGCGAGCGTTGAATGACATGTCCGTCAGCTTGCCGTTTGGGAAAGGCGACGATTAA